A stretch of Paenibacillus mucilaginosus 3016 DNA encodes these proteins:
- a CDS encoding ABC transporter permease, translated as MKAESAWPAGGSGADARLKSRSAWLRDVIRDKWLYLMLLPGVAYFIIFKYVPMYGVVMAFQDFKPHLGYADSPWVGLKHFRRFFAEPQFWTLFRNTVILALYNMIFFFPLPIVLALMMNEVRRERFKRFVQTLVYIPHFVSWVVVVGIFYMLLTTENGVLNELLFYLFGEKVAFLLEPEWFRTMIITQSIWKEVGWGTIIFLAALAGVDLQLYEAARIDGAGRWRQLWHITLPAIRSTIIILLILRLGNFLDSGFEHIFLMLTPTNREVGEVFDTYVYVKGLTQAQYSYSAAVGLFKSLVGLILVLGANRLAKKFGEEGVY; from the coding sequence ATGAAGGCTGAATCGGCATGGCCTGCCGGCGGGTCGGGCGCGGATGCCCGGCTGAAGAGCCGCAGCGCCTGGCTCAGGGACGTGATCCGGGACAAGTGGCTGTATCTGATGCTGCTGCCGGGCGTCGCCTATTTTATCATTTTCAAGTATGTACCGATGTACGGGGTGGTCATGGCGTTCCAGGACTTCAAGCCGCATCTCGGGTACGCCGACAGCCCCTGGGTAGGGCTGAAGCACTTCCGGCGCTTCTTCGCGGAGCCGCAGTTCTGGACGCTGTTCCGCAACACCGTCATTCTTGCATTGTACAACATGATCTTCTTCTTTCCGCTGCCGATCGTGCTCGCTCTGATGATGAACGAGGTGCGGCGGGAGCGGTTCAAACGGTTCGTGCAGACGCTGGTGTACATTCCGCATTTTGTGTCGTGGGTCGTTGTGGTCGGGATCTTCTATATGCTGCTGACGACCGAGAACGGGGTGCTCAACGAGCTGCTCTTCTACCTGTTCGGTGAGAAGGTCGCCTTCCTGCTCGAGCCGGAGTGGTTCCGGACGATGATCATCACGCAGTCGATCTGGAAGGAAGTCGGCTGGGGCACGATCATCTTCCTGGCGGCCCTGGCGGGCGTCGACCTGCAGCTCTATGAAGCGGCGCGGATCGACGGGGCCGGGCGCTGGCGCCAGCTCTGGCACATCACGCTGCCGGCCATCCGCAGCACGATCATCATCCTGCTCATCCTGCGGCTCGGCAACTTCCTTGACTCGGGCTTCGAGCACATCTTCCTCATGCTGACGCCGACCAACCGCGAGGTGGGAGAGGTCTTCGACACGTACGTGTACGTGAAGGGCCTGACGCAGGCCCAGTACAGCTACAGTGCGGCGGTAGGCTTGTTCAAGTCCCTCGTGGGGCTGATTCTCGTGCTGGGAGCCAACCGGCTGGCCAAAAAATTCGGTGAGGAAGGCGTCTACTAG
- a CDS encoding AraC family transcriptional regulator → MRGYLLRLLVFSLVLGALPTVFIGIVSYYIAAGDIEKKVSEGNMQLLSQTQMRVEQSLKSLEMSATQFVSSSRVKTAMNETLTPGEFPEVRELSAELSHLQTEAVIKQAYLVNIDRDWAVSLGMLYKLSAMEQRREFAAYAMHPSSIFWSTRSAPVPVSSSGVSPGVETVAATTETVTLVHKIPLLPRSAAPKGLLVVHLAKDDIRGLLAPKNRLGNNYVLDASGLAFLATPEEQAQLGDINRRIADLAGSPGGRTGFFHAEAGGEKVSVLYRTSGYNGWTYVSLISQAEITKEPKKIALITGAACALILLLVLVFAYVGSRRMYSPIRSLLEYSRGLTPERPEEVRDGGDELAYIRQSLQSLAVSRSQLQERMEGQAGHLKEFFVLKLFTGQISTNDVEYRSQMYGFPQGWKRLGVLTLAIDNLQETRYAEEDRELLLFAVNNIVGELLPPASRFSPILLDETQVTLLASQTEEPEALKEEFYRTAEAIRTHVESYLQLQVSIGISQPFMKLSGTVKAYGESLDALKCRISLGPEIIVRYEDIARHEGSGTTVYAHLKVLEEQLVQALREMQPERASAVFDQYLSAVLHKDSFTQEHHLLLLQLMSRLMLLVQDQGVPLRKVLEGDSAVERLMRLRTREEISVWFATRLFAPIIALLSEKNESQYVNIADRLVGMIHEGYDGDITLESCAAELNFHPVYLSRVFKREMGVPFSDYLSEYRMNMAKVLLETTTLKISEVGEKLQYKNISAFIRSFRKTFGMTPGQYRDLIDQQG, encoded by the coding sequence ATGCGTGGATATTTGCTGCGGCTTCTGGTCTTCAGTCTGGTTCTCGGTGCGCTGCCGACCGTGTTCATCGGCATCGTCTCCTACTACATCGCTGCGGGCGATATCGAGAAAAAGGTAAGCGAAGGGAACATGCAGCTGCTGTCCCAAACCCAGATGAGGGTGGAGCAGTCACTGAAATCGCTGGAGATGTCGGCAACCCAGTTCGTCTCCTCCTCCCGGGTCAAAACGGCGATGAACGAAACGCTGACGCCGGGCGAGTTCCCGGAGGTGCGCGAGCTGTCGGCCGAGCTGTCCCATCTGCAGACGGAGGCGGTCATCAAGCAGGCGTATCTCGTGAACATCGACCGCGATTGGGCCGTCTCGCTCGGGATGCTTTACAAGCTGAGCGCTATGGAGCAGCGCCGGGAATTCGCCGCCTACGCGATGCACCCGTCGAGCATCTTCTGGAGCACGCGGAGCGCGCCTGTCCCCGTGTCATCGAGCGGCGTGTCGCCCGGAGTGGAAACGGTGGCCGCCACGACGGAGACCGTGACTCTGGTGCACAAGATCCCGCTGCTGCCCCGCTCGGCGGCGCCCAAGGGACTGCTTGTCGTCCATCTGGCGAAGGATGACATCCGCGGTCTGCTGGCCCCGAAGAACCGTCTCGGGAACAACTATGTGCTGGATGCCAGCGGCCTTGCCTTCCTGGCCACGCCGGAGGAGCAGGCGCAGCTCGGGGATATCAACCGCCGGATCGCCGATCTGGCCGGCAGCCCGGGGGGTCGGACGGGCTTCTTCCATGCGGAGGCGGGCGGCGAGAAGGTCAGCGTGCTGTACCGCACCTCCGGATACAACGGATGGACGTACGTGTCCCTGATCTCGCAGGCGGAGATCACGAAGGAGCCGAAGAAGATCGCGCTGATCACCGGGGCGGCCTGCGCGCTGATCCTGCTGCTCGTGCTGGTGTTCGCATATGTAGGCTCCCGGCGGATGTACTCGCCGATCCGCAGCCTGCTCGAATACAGCCGGGGCCTGACGCCGGAGCGGCCGGAGGAGGTCCGGGACGGCGGCGACGAGCTTGCCTACATCCGGCAGAGCCTCCAGTCGCTGGCCGTCTCCCGCTCGCAGCTGCAGGAGCGGATGGAAGGGCAGGCCGGACACCTCAAGGAGTTTTTCGTGCTGAAGCTGTTCACGGGCCAGATCTCCACGAACGATGTGGAGTACCGCTCCCAGATGTACGGCTTTCCCCAAGGGTGGAAGCGGCTCGGTGTGCTGACGCTGGCGATCGACAACCTCCAGGAGACCCGTTACGCCGAGGAGGACCGGGAGCTGCTGCTGTTCGCCGTGAACAATATCGTCGGCGAACTCCTGCCGCCCGCGAGCCGGTTCTCTCCGATTCTGCTCGACGAGACGCAGGTCACGCTGCTTGCTTCCCAGACGGAGGAACCCGAAGCGCTGAAGGAGGAATTCTACCGCACGGCGGAGGCGATCCGCACCCATGTGGAGAGCTACCTTCAGCTTCAGGTGAGCATCGGCATCTCCCAGCCGTTTATGAAGCTGTCGGGTACGGTCAAAGCCTACGGCGAGAGTCTCGACGCCCTGAAGTGCCGGATCTCGCTCGGCCCGGAGATTATTGTGCGCTACGAGGATATCGCCCGGCATGAAGGCAGCGGCACCACGGTCTACGCCCATCTCAAGGTGCTCGAGGAGCAGCTCGTGCAGGCACTGCGGGAGATGCAGCCGGAGCGGGCGTCCGCCGTCTTCGACCAGTACCTGTCGGCCGTGCTGCACAAGGACAGCTTCACGCAGGAGCACCATCTGCTGCTGCTCCAGCTCATGTCGCGCCTGATGCTGCTGGTGCAGGACCAGGGCGTCCCGCTGCGCAAGGTGCTAGAGGGGGACAGCGCGGTGGAGCGGCTGATGCGGCTGCGTACCCGGGAAGAGATCTCGGTCTGGTTCGCCACGCGCCTGTTCGCGCCGATCATCGCCCTGCTCTCCGAAAAGAACGAATCGCAGTATGTGAACATCGCGGACCGGCTCGTCGGGATGATTCACGAGGGGTACGACGGGGACATTACGCTGGAGTCGTGTGCGGCGGAGCTGAATTTTCACCCGGTGTACCTCAGCCGGGTATTCAAGCGGGAGATGGGCGTGCCGTTCAGCGACTATCTCTCCGAATACCGGATGAACATGGCCAAGGTGCTGCTCGAGACGACCACGCTGAAGATCTCCGAGGTAGGGGAGAAGCTGCAGTACAAGAACATCAGCGCGTTCATCCGCAGCTTCCGCAAGACCTTCGGCATGACGCCGGGACAGTACAGGGACCTCATCGACCAGCAAGGATAG
- a CDS encoding glycoside hydrolase 43 family protein — protein sequence MKTTSQDQPVWYADLGSGQYRNPILYADYSDPDVIRVGEDFYMTASSFVSSPGLPILHSKDLVNWTILTYAVDRLPDSFNGKVRHGDGVWAPSMRYHDGKYWIYVGFPDEGVYMTNAENAAGPWSPLHLVQEAKGIIDTCPLWDEDGQAYLVHAFAKSRCGIKSRLQVCRMSPDGRSLLDDGVMIFDGTEHHPTVEGPKFYKRNGYYYIFAPAGGVSTGWQLVLRSRSVFGPYEEKVVLHQGDSIVNGPHQGGYVELESGESWFLHFQDREAYGRIVHLQPMSWENDWPVMGIDTNGDGIGEPVLIHQKPDVGRIYPPAVPETSDTFEKPELGLQWQWQGNREPGWHSLTENPGQLRLFARALPQGSDTFYDAPNVLCQKLPAPELAASTALTLTPGSGETLAGLTVFGHDYRYAALRSTGQRTELVFVAGTGSKESSSEAVAAVVELDAAVRTVYLRVKIVLEAVCTFEYSLDGTAYETIGEPFEAVPGGWVGAKLGLFCLGKDGGHADFPWFRVESL from the coding sequence ATGAAAACGACTTCACAAGATCAACCTGTGTGGTACGCGGACCTCGGCAGCGGGCAGTACCGCAATCCGATCCTGTATGCCGACTATTCGGATCCCGATGTGATCCGCGTCGGCGAAGATTTTTATATGACCGCCTCGAGCTTCGTCAGTTCCCCGGGTCTGCCGATTCTCCATTCCAAGGATCTCGTGAACTGGACGATCCTCACCTATGCCGTAGACCGGCTGCCGGACAGCTTCAACGGCAAGGTCCGCCATGGGGACGGCGTATGGGCCCCCAGCATGCGGTACCACGACGGCAAGTACTGGATCTACGTCGGCTTCCCGGACGAGGGAGTCTACATGACGAACGCCGAGAATGCGGCGGGTCCCTGGTCGCCGCTGCATCTGGTCCAAGAGGCCAAGGGCATCATCGACACGTGCCCGCTGTGGGATGAGGACGGACAGGCCTATCTCGTGCATGCCTTCGCCAAGAGCCGCTGCGGCATCAAGAGCCGGCTGCAGGTGTGCCGGATGAGCCCGGACGGCAGGTCGCTGCTGGACGACGGCGTGATGATTTTCGACGGCACGGAGCATCACCCGACGGTCGAAGGACCGAAGTTCTACAAGAGGAACGGCTACTACTACATCTTTGCTCCGGCCGGCGGCGTATCGACAGGGTGGCAGCTGGTGCTCCGCTCGCGTTCGGTCTTCGGCCCCTATGAGGAGAAAGTGGTGCTCCACCAGGGGGACAGCATCGTGAACGGGCCTCACCAGGGCGGCTATGTCGAGCTGGAGTCCGGCGAATCCTGGTTCCTCCACTTCCAGGACCGAGAGGCTTACGGGCGGATCGTCCATCTCCAGCCGATGTCCTGGGAGAACGACTGGCCGGTGATGGGGATCGACACGAACGGCGACGGGATCGGCGAGCCGGTGCTCATCCACCAGAAGCCGGATGTCGGCCGCATCTACCCGCCCGCTGTGCCGGAGACCTCCGACACATTCGAGAAGCCGGAGCTCGGCCTGCAGTGGCAGTGGCAGGGCAACCGCGAACCGGGCTGGCACTCGCTCACGGAGAATCCGGGGCAGCTGCGCCTGTTCGCCCGTGCGCTGCCCCAAGGCTCCGACACGTTCTACGATGCGCCGAACGTGCTCTGCCAGAAGCTTCCGGCTCCCGAGCTTGCAGCCTCCACCGCGCTCACGCTCACGCCGGGCTCCGGCGAGACGCTGGCCGGCCTGACCGTGTTCGGCCACGACTACCGCTATGCCGCCCTGCGCAGCACGGGGCAGCGGACGGAGCTTGTCTTCGTCGCCGGGACGGGCAGCAAAGAATCTTCATCCGAAGCCGTGGCGGCGGTCGTGGAGCTGGACGCTGCCGTGCGGACCGTCTACCTCCGGGTGAAGATCGTGCTCGAAGCCGTATGCACCTTCGAGTACAGCCTGGACGGCACCGCATACGAGACGATCGGCGAGCCGTTCGAGGCCGTACCGGGCGGCTGGGTCGGTGCGAAGCTCGGCCTGTTCTGCCTCGGCAAGGACGGCGGCCATGCCGACTTCCCTTGGTTCCGCGTGGAGTCCTTGTAA